In Helianthus annuus cultivar XRQ/B chromosome 3, HanXRQr2.0-SUNRISE, whole genome shotgun sequence, a single window of DNA contains:
- the LOC110929013 gene encoding probable cation transporter HKT6 isoform X1, with protein sequence MYQKTMKTYSYVGKKLEQLCSSCFFRFIWFHLRGNKFSLELIYFLFISSLGFSILRSLDAKSPTFTPGNLDLFFTSVSAAAVTSMSTVEMEVFSNTQLVILTILMLIGGEVFTSWLSLKLRTLFFKVSHKDDDTVDLSLSNHHEDPSNNIAILELESSISESINHMEVLKYKSLKFLSLVVLFYLLFVHVLGLVSVFIYINAISSARNILEQKGLHAVTFSFFTIVSSFSNCGFIPTNENMLIFRKNSGLLLIIVPQILLGNTLFPPVLRSIIWAVGKITNKEETRYLLRNSKVVGYHHLLSYKHSFLLLITVSVFLMVQYILFSSMEWTSGSLGDLNVYQKLVGILFQVVNTRHTGESVVDLSTISGAVLVLFIFMMYLPPYTSFLPVGEEICEQGSKRNSKVIENFTFSQLTYLVIFIIIVCITERKKMVNDPLNFNVLNIVVEVISAYGNVGLSTGYNCDRRLKPNGSCENKWYGFSGKFSDEGKVVIIIVMIFGRLKKFSINGGKAWKLM encoded by the exons ATGTATCAAAAAACAATGAAAACTTATTCCTATGTGGGAAAGAAACTAGAACAACTTTGTAGTTCATGTTTCTTTCGATTCATATGGTTTCATCTACGAGGAAACAAGTTTTCCTTAGAGTTGatctattttctttttatttcatCTTTAGGGTTTTCCATTCTCCGATCATTGGATGCAAAATCTCCCACATTCACACCAGGAAACCTCGACTTATTCTTCACTTCGGTCTCTGCGGCTGCTGTCACGAGCATGTCCACCGTAGAAATGGAGGTTTTTTCCAACACCCAACTTGTCATTTTGACAATTCTTATGCTCATTGGTGGCGAGGTGTTCACTTCGTGGCTTTCACTCAAACTCCGTACGTTGTTTTTTAAGGTCTCACATAAAGATGATGATACGGTTGATCTATCTTTGAGCAACCACCACGAAGATCCCAGCAATAACATAGCCATTCTTGAACTTGAAAGTTCAATATCAGAAAGTATTAATCATATGGAGGTTTTAAAGTACAAATCCTTAAAGTTTTTGAGTCTCGTTGTATTGTTTTACCTACTATTTGTCCATGTTTTGGGTCTGGTCTCAGTTTTTATTTACATAAATGCCATCTCAAGTGCAAGAAACATACTCGAGCAAAAGGGTCTGCATGCAGTCACTTTCTCCTTCTTTACTATAGTTTCATCCTTTTCCAATTGTGGGTTCATTCCAACCAATGAAAACATGTTGATCTTTAGAAAAAACTCTGGCTTGTTGTTAATTATAGTCCCTCAAATTCTCTTAGGTAACACTTTGTTCCCTCCAGTTTTAAGATCTATCATTTGGGCTGTAGGAAAAATCACCAACAAAGAAGAAACTAGGTACTTGTTAAGAAACTCAAAAGTAGTTGGGTACCATCATCTTCTTTCTTACAAACACTCTTTCCTTCTTCTGATAACAGTGTCAGTTTTTCTCATGGTGCAATATATCTTGTTTTCATCAATGGAGTGGACTTCGGGGTCATTGGGAGACCTGAATGTCTACCAAAAACTTGTTGGGATCTTATTTCAGGTAGTAAACACTCGGCATACCGGTGAATCCGTTGTGGACCTCTCAACCATCAGTGGAGCCGTATTGGTGTTGTTCATATTCATGAT GTATCTACCACCGTACACCTCATTTTTACCGGTAGGAGAAGAAATTTGTGAACAGGGAAGTAAAAGGAATAGCAAAGTCATAGAGAACTTTACGTTCTCACAATTGACATATTTAGTCATCTTCATCATAATTGTTTGCATAACCGAGAGGAAAAAGATGGTTAATGATCCACTCAACTTCAATGTTTTGAATATCGTGGTTGAAGTTATAAG TGCATATGGAAACGTAGGGTTGTCAACCGGCTACAATTGTGACCGTCGACTGAAGCCAAATGGAAGTTGTGAAAACAAGTGGTATGGGTTCTCGGGGAAGTTTAGTGATGAGGGAAAAGTAGTCATCATCATAGTTATGATTTTTGGCAGGCTAAAGAAATTTAGTATTAATGGAGGCAAAGCTTGGAAACTCATGTGA
- the LOC110929013 gene encoding probable cation transporter HKT6 isoform X3: MYQKTMKTYSYVGKKLEQLCSSCFFRFIWFHLRGNKFSLELIYFLFISSLGFSILRSLDAKSPTFTPGNLDLFFTSVSAAAVTSMSTVEMEVFSNTQLVILTILMLIGGEVFTSWLSLKLRTLFFKVSHKDDDTVDLSLSNHHEDPSNNIAILELESSISESINHMEVLKYKSLKFLSLVVLFYLLFVHVLGLVSVFIYINAISSARNILEQKGLHAVTFSFFTIVSSFSNCGFIPTNENMLIFRKNSGLLLIIVPQILLGNTLFPPVLRSIIWAVGKITNKEETRYLLRNSKVVGYHHLLSYKHSFLLLITVSVFLMVQYILFSSMEWTSGSLGDLNVYQKLVGILFQVVNTRHTGESVVDLSTISGAVLVLFIFMIAYGNVGLSTGYNCDRRLKPNGSCENKWYGFSGKFSDEGKVVIIIVMIFGRLKKFSINGGKAWKLM; encoded by the exons ATGTATCAAAAAACAATGAAAACTTATTCCTATGTGGGAAAGAAACTAGAACAACTTTGTAGTTCATGTTTCTTTCGATTCATATGGTTTCATCTACGAGGAAACAAGTTTTCCTTAGAGTTGatctattttctttttatttcatCTTTAGGGTTTTCCATTCTCCGATCATTGGATGCAAAATCTCCCACATTCACACCAGGAAACCTCGACTTATTCTTCACTTCGGTCTCTGCGGCTGCTGTCACGAGCATGTCCACCGTAGAAATGGAGGTTTTTTCCAACACCCAACTTGTCATTTTGACAATTCTTATGCTCATTGGTGGCGAGGTGTTCACTTCGTGGCTTTCACTCAAACTCCGTACGTTGTTTTTTAAGGTCTCACATAAAGATGATGATACGGTTGATCTATCTTTGAGCAACCACCACGAAGATCCCAGCAATAACATAGCCATTCTTGAACTTGAAAGTTCAATATCAGAAAGTATTAATCATATGGAGGTTTTAAAGTACAAATCCTTAAAGTTTTTGAGTCTCGTTGTATTGTTTTACCTACTATTTGTCCATGTTTTGGGTCTGGTCTCAGTTTTTATTTACATAAATGCCATCTCAAGTGCAAGAAACATACTCGAGCAAAAGGGTCTGCATGCAGTCACTTTCTCCTTCTTTACTATAGTTTCATCCTTTTCCAATTGTGGGTTCATTCCAACCAATGAAAACATGTTGATCTTTAGAAAAAACTCTGGCTTGTTGTTAATTATAGTCCCTCAAATTCTCTTAGGTAACACTTTGTTCCCTCCAGTTTTAAGATCTATCATTTGGGCTGTAGGAAAAATCACCAACAAAGAAGAAACTAGGTACTTGTTAAGAAACTCAAAAGTAGTTGGGTACCATCATCTTCTTTCTTACAAACACTCTTTCCTTCTTCTGATAACAGTGTCAGTTTTTCTCATGGTGCAATATATCTTGTTTTCATCAATGGAGTGGACTTCGGGGTCATTGGGAGACCTGAATGTCTACCAAAAACTTGTTGGGATCTTATTTCAGGTAGTAAACACTCGGCATACCGGTGAATCCGTTGTGGACCTCTCAACCATCAGTGGAGCCGTATTGGTGTTGTTCATATTCATGAT TGCATATGGAAACGTAGGGTTGTCAACCGGCTACAATTGTGACCGTCGACTGAAGCCAAATGGAAGTTGTGAAAACAAGTGGTATGGGTTCTCGGGGAAGTTTAGTGATGAGGGAAAAGTAGTCATCATCATAGTTATGATTTTTGGCAGGCTAAAGAAATTTAGTATTAATGGAGGCAAAGCTTGGAAACTCATGTGA
- the LOC110929013 gene encoding sodium transporter HKT1 isoform X2 → MYQKTMKTYSYVGKKLEQLCSSCFFRFIWFHLRGNKFSLELIYFLFISSLGFSILRSLDAKSPTFTPGNLDLFFTSVSAAAVTSMSTVEMEVFSNTQLVILTILMLIGGEVFTSWLSLKLRTLFFKVSHKDDDTVDLSLSNHHEDPSNNIAILELESSISESINHMEVLKYKSLKFLSLVVLFYLLFVHVLGLVSVFIYINAISSARNILEQKGLHAVTFSFFTIVSSFSNCGFIPTNENMLIFRKNSGLLLIIVPQILLGNTLFPPVLRSIIWAVGKITNKEETRYLLRNSKVVGYHHLLSYKHSFLLLITVSVFLMVQYILFSSMEWTSGSLGDLNVYQKLVGILFQVVNTRHTGESVVDLSTISGAVLVLFIFMMYLPPYTSFLPVGEEICEQGSKRNSKVIENFTFSQLTYLVIFIIIVCITERKKMVNDPLNFNVLNIVVEVIRVVNRLQL, encoded by the exons ATGTATCAAAAAACAATGAAAACTTATTCCTATGTGGGAAAGAAACTAGAACAACTTTGTAGTTCATGTTTCTTTCGATTCATATGGTTTCATCTACGAGGAAACAAGTTTTCCTTAGAGTTGatctattttctttttatttcatCTTTAGGGTTTTCCATTCTCCGATCATTGGATGCAAAATCTCCCACATTCACACCAGGAAACCTCGACTTATTCTTCACTTCGGTCTCTGCGGCTGCTGTCACGAGCATGTCCACCGTAGAAATGGAGGTTTTTTCCAACACCCAACTTGTCATTTTGACAATTCTTATGCTCATTGGTGGCGAGGTGTTCACTTCGTGGCTTTCACTCAAACTCCGTACGTTGTTTTTTAAGGTCTCACATAAAGATGATGATACGGTTGATCTATCTTTGAGCAACCACCACGAAGATCCCAGCAATAACATAGCCATTCTTGAACTTGAAAGTTCAATATCAGAAAGTATTAATCATATGGAGGTTTTAAAGTACAAATCCTTAAAGTTTTTGAGTCTCGTTGTATTGTTTTACCTACTATTTGTCCATGTTTTGGGTCTGGTCTCAGTTTTTATTTACATAAATGCCATCTCAAGTGCAAGAAACATACTCGAGCAAAAGGGTCTGCATGCAGTCACTTTCTCCTTCTTTACTATAGTTTCATCCTTTTCCAATTGTGGGTTCATTCCAACCAATGAAAACATGTTGATCTTTAGAAAAAACTCTGGCTTGTTGTTAATTATAGTCCCTCAAATTCTCTTAGGTAACACTTTGTTCCCTCCAGTTTTAAGATCTATCATTTGGGCTGTAGGAAAAATCACCAACAAAGAAGAAACTAGGTACTTGTTAAGAAACTCAAAAGTAGTTGGGTACCATCATCTTCTTTCTTACAAACACTCTTTCCTTCTTCTGATAACAGTGTCAGTTTTTCTCATGGTGCAATATATCTTGTTTTCATCAATGGAGTGGACTTCGGGGTCATTGGGAGACCTGAATGTCTACCAAAAACTTGTTGGGATCTTATTTCAGGTAGTAAACACTCGGCATACCGGTGAATCCGTTGTGGACCTCTCAACCATCAGTGGAGCCGTATTGGTGTTGTTCATATTCATGAT GTATCTACCACCGTACACCTCATTTTTACCGGTAGGAGAAGAAATTTGTGAACAGGGAAGTAAAAGGAATAGCAAAGTCATAGAGAACTTTACGTTCTCACAATTGACATATTTAGTCATCTTCATCATAATTGTTTGCATAACCGAGAGGAAAAAGATGGTTAATGATCCACTCAACTTCAATGTTTTGAATATCGTGGTTGAAGTTATAAG GGTTGTCAACCGGCTACAATTGTGA